One genomic region from Mytilus trossulus isolate FHL-02 chromosome 9, PNRI_Mtr1.1.1.hap1, whole genome shotgun sequence encodes:
- the LOC134683971 gene encoding uncharacterized protein LOC134683971 produces MTSLRTCKNPSVTKMICMSLVLCIVLYLIRYHVIFPKGTRIHEMLSKTKYSVLQVLFPKATRVHEPFTKATSSALLREQGSQRNGIPDVLTFGDNHWQHENICKPYTMFLNHSDFLLLRYSTNAGNVKIFTHSLKDGMSLIISKSGAFELTTINRVLYQLKKDPNMNLIDIGTNIGQHAIAAAIIGRDSIAIDNAVSNIEHACASAEYLNIGSRITLIHNILSDSGGKRMFRYSSTHTDFGVNHVDSDGIWDKMKKKFFEFNFGKTVQENSTTLDNILFLPQIQKFKKVFVKMDVEGHEHRVLLGAKQFFKRLDVHGIIMEWTWHVKRPSSEIIKTLMSEWNFQPYQFFETTESDLSLKNSDLWPQDVLWLPKRVH; encoded by the exons atgACAAGCTTA AGAACGTGCAAGAATCCATCAGTGACGAAAATGATTTGTATGAGTTTGGTATTATGTATCGTACTATACTTGATACGATATCATGTAATATTTCCAAAAGGTACTCGTATACATGAAATGTTATCAAAAACGAAATATTCAGTTTTACAAGTATTGTTTCCTAAAGCTACACGTGTACATGAACCGTTTACGAAAGCGACATCTTCTGCTTTACTTAGAGAACAAGGTTCACAACGAAATGGTATTCCAGATGTATTAACATTTGGTGACAATCACTGGCAACATGAGAATATTTGTAAGCCATACACGATGTTCCTAAATCATAGTGATTTCCTTTTACTAAGATATTCAACAAACGCTGGGAATgtgaaaatatttacacattCTTTAAAAGACGGAATGTCGTTAATAATAAGTAAATCGGGTGCTTTTGAACTTACAACTATAAACAGAGTATTGTATCAGCTAAAAAAAGATCCAAATATGAACCTAATTGATATTGGAACCAATATTGGACAACATGCAATAGCTGCTGCGATAATTGGGAGGGATTCGATCGCCATTGACAATGCAGTATCGAATATAGAACACGCATGTGCGTCTGCTGAATATCTAAATATTGGATCGCGAATAACATTGATTCATAACATTTTGTCCGACTCGGGTGGGAAACGGATGTTTAGATACAGTTCCACCCATACTGATTTCGGTGTAAACCATGTTGATTCTGATGGAATATGGGACAAGATGAAAAAGAAATTCTTCGAGTTTAATTTCGGAAAAACTGTGCAAGAAAATTCCACCACGTTAGATAATATTTTGTTCCTTCCAcaaatacaaaagtttaaaaaagtatttgtgAAAATGGACGTAGAGGGTCACGAACATAGAGTACTTCTCGGCGctaaacaattttttaaacgaCTAGACGTGCATGGTATAATTATGGAGTGGACGTGGCATGTAAAGCGACCGTCATCGGAAATTATAAAAACTCTAATGTCTGAATGGAATTTCCAACCATATCAATTTTTTGAAACTACAGAAAGCGATCTAAGTTTAAAAAATTCTGACCTGTGGCCACAAGATGTTCTGTGGCTTCCAAAAAGAGTACATTAA